A single Anatilimnocola floriformis DNA region contains:
- a CDS encoding FHA domain-containing protein — MKLRLISQDPLACPREIVLDQFPAEIGRGVDVALRIDDRWISRRHCRLELVAGEIVVHDLGSRHGTYVNGRAIESSLLQPGNELCLGLSHFIVQLIPDSFSGVVHESGELDVAVGAPRRSFALA; from the coding sequence GTGAAACTTCGCCTCATCAGCCAGGATCCCCTGGCCTGTCCGCGTGAAATCGTTCTGGATCAATTCCCGGCCGAGATTGGCCGTGGGGTCGACGTGGCGTTGCGCATTGACGACCGCTGGATTAGCCGCCGCCATTGCCGGTTGGAATTAGTCGCCGGCGAAATCGTGGTACACGATCTCGGTTCGCGCCATGGAACTTATGTGAACGGCCGCGCGATCGAATCATCGCTGCTGCAGCCCGGCAATGAACTTTGCCTCGGGCTGTCGCACTTCATCGTGCAATTGATCCCGGACTCGTTCAGCGGCGTTGTTCACGAATCGGGCGAGCTCGATGTCGCCGTTGGCGCGCCTCGCAGAAGTTTCGCGCTGGCTTGA
- the groL gene encoding chaperonin GroEL (60 kDa chaperone family; promotes refolding of misfolded polypeptides especially under stressful conditions; forms two stacked rings of heptamers to form a barrel-shaped 14mer; ends can be capped by GroES; misfolded proteins enter the barrel where they are refolded when GroES binds) encodes MAKQMVFDDDARQPLLAGVSKLARAVRSTLGPRGRNAVLDKGWGSPKVTKDGVTVAEDIELDDPYENLGAQLVKEAASKTNEVAGDGTTTATVLSEAIFREGLKMIAAGYDPMALSRGILKGAEAICEEIYSIATPISEKNKKELQQIATIAGNNDPTIGAVLADAFLKVGKDGVITIEEGRGAETTVEVVEGMQFDRGFLSPHFVTNQDEVSVELDNCYILLYEEKISNNKKLIPLLEAVSKANKPLLIVAEDVEGEALATLVVNKLRGILQVCAVKAPGYGDRRKAILGDIGVLTAGTPIFKDLGIELESVKLTDLGVAKKVKITSENTVFVGGKGTKQQIEGRADQIRREITVTDSEYDREKLQERLAKLAGGVAQISCGAATETEMKERKWLLEDGKNAVQAALQSGIVPGGGVALIRAEKAVEKLKLEGDEKQGGQIIRNILDQPLRAIAQNAGLDGAVVVNRVRQLKGKTEGYNADTNQYGDMLKFGVIDPAKVVATALKNAASVASLLLTTEALVTELPKVGGDDDHHDHHDHGGMGGGMGGMGGMGGMDMGGMGGMM; translated from the coding sequence GTGGCAAAGCAAATGGTCTTCGATGACGACGCTCGTCAGCCTCTCTTGGCGGGTGTGTCGAAGCTGGCTCGGGCGGTCCGCAGCACGCTGGGCCCCCGCGGACGGAACGCGGTGCTCGACAAGGGTTGGGGCAGCCCCAAGGTGACCAAGGACGGCGTGACCGTCGCTGAAGACATCGAGCTCGACGACCCCTACGAAAACCTCGGCGCTCAGCTCGTCAAGGAAGCCGCCAGCAAGACCAACGAAGTCGCCGGTGACGGCACCACGACGGCCACCGTGCTGTCGGAAGCCATCTTCCGCGAAGGCCTGAAGATGATTGCCGCGGGTTACGACCCGATGGCTCTCTCGCGCGGCATTCTCAAGGGTGCCGAAGCGATCTGCGAAGAGATCTATTCGATCGCCACGCCGATCAGCGAAAAGAACAAGAAGGAATTGCAGCAGATCGCCACGATCGCTGGCAACAACGATCCGACGATTGGTGCAGTTCTCGCCGACGCCTTCCTCAAGGTCGGCAAAGACGGCGTGATCACGATCGAAGAAGGCCGCGGCGCCGAAACGACCGTTGAAGTCGTCGAAGGCATGCAGTTCGATCGCGGTTTCCTCTCGCCCCACTTCGTCACCAATCAAGACGAAGTCTCGGTCGAACTCGATAACTGCTACATCCTGTTGTACGAAGAAAAGATATCGAACAACAAGAAGCTCATCCCGCTACTCGAAGCCGTCAGCAAGGCTAACAAGCCGCTGCTGATCGTTGCCGAAGACGTCGAAGGCGAAGCCTTGGCGACTCTGGTCGTCAACAAGCTTCGCGGCATTCTGCAAGTTTGTGCAGTCAAGGCTCCCGGTTACGGCGATCGTCGCAAGGCGATCCTCGGCGATATCGGCGTGTTGACCGCCGGCACCCCGATCTTCAAGGATCTGGGCATCGAACTGGAAAGCGTCAAGCTGACCGACCTGGGTGTGGCCAAGAAGGTGAAGATCACCTCGGAAAATACCGTGTTCGTTGGTGGCAAGGGAACGAAGCAGCAGATCGAAGGTCGCGCCGACCAGATCCGCCGCGAAATCACCGTGACCGACAGCGAATACGATCGCGAAAAGCTGCAAGAACGCCTGGCCAAGCTCGCCGGTGGTGTGGCTCAGATTAGCTGCGGTGCTGCGACCGAAACCGAAATGAAGGAACGGAAGTGGCTGCTCGAAGACGGCAAGAATGCCGTTCAAGCTGCTCTGCAAAGCGGTATCGTTCCTGGCGGCGGCGTGGCTCTGATCCGCGCTGAAAAGGCCGTCGAAAAGCTGAAGCTCGAAGGCGACGAAAAGCAAGGCGGACAAATCATCCGCAACATTCTCGATCAGCCGCTGCGAGCCATCGCTCAGAACGCCGGCCTCGATGGCGCGGTGGTGGTCAATCGCGTTCGTCAGTTGAAGGGTAAGACCGAAGGCTACAACGCCGACACCAACCAATACGGCGACATGCTCAAGTTCGGCGTTATCGACCCGGCCAAGGTTGTCGCCACTGCTCTGAAGAACGCAGCCAGCGTGGCTTCGCTCCTCCTCACCACCGAAGCTCTCGTCACCGAACTGCCGAAGGTCGGCGGCGATGACGATCACCATGACCACCACGACCACGGTGGAATGGGCGGGGGCATGGGAGGTATGGGTGGCATGGGCGGCATGGACATGGGTGGTATGGGCGGCATGATGTAA
- the dnaJ gene encoding molecular chaperone DnaJ codes for MATMAKRCYYEVLSIKREASEKEVATAYRKLALKYHPDTNPDDESAMEKFKEAAEAYEVLADAEKRARYDRFGHNAGESYGSQFQDADDIMEAFGSMFGDLFGGGGGRRGGGRRVRKGQDVRADLKLELEEAARGVTKTVEFPRNKKCATCAGSGAKPGSSKTMCRYCAGHGQVVQSAGFVRVQTTCPQCRGAGATITDPCSDCRGNGVVQEKVSKPVAIPAGIDDGMRVRIAGEGEPSPDGGPPGDLYCFVSVRNHRLFQRDGQHLILRMPITYSQAALGCTLEVPTLDGPHELKIPHGTESGEVFRLRGKGLADPHGRGGKGDLHVQTFIEVPKKLTPKQRELLSELAELEHANVTPHRKTFFETIKEYFSPSDAPGTPGKASGKKTEE; via the coding sequence ATGGCGACGATGGCCAAACGCTGTTATTACGAAGTCTTGAGCATCAAACGCGAAGCGAGCGAGAAGGAAGTCGCGACCGCTTATCGCAAACTCGCGCTCAAGTATCACCCCGACACCAATCCCGATGATGAATCGGCGATGGAGAAATTCAAGGAAGCGGCTGAAGCGTACGAAGTGCTCGCCGATGCCGAGAAGCGGGCCCGCTACGATCGCTTCGGCCACAATGCCGGCGAGAGCTACGGCTCGCAGTTCCAAGATGCTGACGACATCATGGAAGCATTCGGCAGCATGTTCGGCGATCTCTTCGGCGGCGGCGGTGGCCGTCGTGGTGGCGGCCGACGCGTTCGCAAGGGACAGGACGTTCGCGCCGACTTGAAGCTCGAACTCGAAGAAGCAGCCCGAGGCGTCACCAAGACGGTCGAGTTCCCTCGCAATAAAAAGTGCGCGACGTGCGCCGGAAGCGGCGCGAAGCCGGGCTCCTCGAAGACGATGTGCCGCTACTGCGCGGGACATGGCCAGGTCGTGCAATCGGCCGGTTTTGTCCGCGTGCAGACGACGTGTCCACAATGTCGCGGCGCTGGCGCCACGATCACCGATCCCTGCTCCGACTGCCGCGGCAATGGTGTTGTGCAAGAGAAAGTCTCGAAGCCGGTCGCGATTCCTGCTGGCATCGACGATGGCATGCGAGTGCGCATCGCCGGCGAAGGAGAACCGAGTCCCGATGGCGGCCCGCCCGGCGATTTGTATTGCTTCGTCAGCGTCCGCAACCATCGCCTGTTCCAGCGCGACGGCCAACATTTGATCCTCCGCATGCCGATCACTTACAGCCAGGCAGCACTGGGTTGCACGCTTGAAGTGCCCACGCTCGATGGTCCGCATGAACTAAAGATTCCGCACGGCACGGAATCGGGCGAAGTCTTCCGCCTCCGCGGCAAAGGCCTGGCCGATCCACACGGTCGCGGCGGCAAGGGCGACTTGCACGTGCAGACTTTTATCGAAGTGCCGAAGAAACTCACGCCCAAGCAGCGCGAACTGCTGAGCGAACTCGCTGAACTCGAACACGCTAACGTAACGCCTCATCGCAAGACATTTTTCGAAACGATCAAGGAGTATTTCAGTCCCTCGGATGCCCCGGGTACTCCCGGCAAAGCTTCGGGCAAAAAGACTGAGGAATGA
- a CDS encoding DNA gyrase inhibitor YacG, whose protein sequence is MSTLRCSICERYFDPATSDAMPFCSKRCKQVDLGRWLGERYSVPAERSEEDEDEGPSRHSSDGED, encoded by the coding sequence ATGAGCACACTGCGTTGTTCCATTTGTGAGCGGTACTTTGATCCAGCGACATCCGACGCGATGCCGTTCTGTTCGAAGCGTTGTAAACAAGTGGACCTCGGTCGCTGGCTCGGCGAACGCTACAGCGTGCCAGCGGAACGCTCGGAAGAGGATGAGGACGAAGGACCATCGCGGCATTCAAGCGACGGCGAGGATTAA
- a CDS encoding FmdB family zinc ribbon protein translates to MPTYDYECDACGHKQEIFQNISEPVLEKCPKCKKKKFRRLFGAGAAVIFKGSGFYTTDYRGDSYNKAASADKSSESASSSSDSSASKSETKSESKPAAPAKSESSSSKPAKKKD, encoded by the coding sequence ATGCCCACTTACGATTACGAATGCGACGCCTGCGGCCATAAGCAGGAAATTTTCCAGAACATCAGCGAGCCGGTTCTGGAAAAATGCCCGAAGTGCAAAAAGAAGAAGTTCCGCCGGCTCTTCGGCGCCGGCGCTGCGGTCATCTTCAAAGGCTCGGGCTTTTACACTACCGATTATCGCGGCGACTCTTACAACAAGGCTGCGTCGGCCGATAAGTCGAGCGAGTCGGCGAGTTCTTCCAGCGATAGCTCGGCCAGCAAGAGTGAAACGAAGAGCGAATCGAAGCCCGCTGCTCCCGCCAAGTCAGAATCGAGTTCCAGCAAGCCAGCCAAGAAGAAAGACTAG
- a CDS encoding co-chaperone GroES: MAKGLKIRPLDDRVVVQPLEAETKTAGGIVLPDSAKEKPQRGTVVAVGPGKLLESGKRGELSVQVGDQVIYGKYGGTDIAIGDDDVKVLRESDILAKVVE, encoded by the coding sequence ATGGCTAAAGGTCTCAAGATTCGTCCCCTCGATGACAGAGTCGTCGTTCAACCGCTCGAAGCCGAAACCAAGACGGCTGGCGGCATCGTTCTGCCGGACTCGGCCAAGGAAAAGCCCCAACGCGGCACCGTGGTCGCTGTTGGCCCGGGCAAGTTGCTCGAGAGCGGCAAGCGTGGCGAACTGTCGGTCCAGGTCGGCGACCAGGTGATCTACGGCAAGTACGGCGGCACCGACATCGCCATCGGCGATGACGACGTGAAGGTTCTCCGCGAAAGCGACATCCTCGCGAAGGTTGTCGAGTAA
- a CDS encoding amidohydrolase family protein, with protein sequence MPNNSVAPVAYRARWIFPIDGPPIPRGVVSIARGRIVAVGSRPDEANLIDLGNVALLPALINAHTHLEFSLFQQPIGQPGQSFAAWLKQVVAWRREQPAVQGQEQLALAQGLQECDEAGTAVAGEITTPMFAEVWYRQGALLPHVRFLELLSLNPERVPALTAVAEGFLNQKSASQRGLSPHAPYTVHPELLARAVRLSAEHRVPLTMHLAESREELALLSSHSGELVELLKMLTAWYPSALPTGLRPLDYLRTLSLSHHAIVAHGNYLSAEEIEFTAQQREKLSVAYCPRTQAYFDHDPYPLAAMLRAGVRVAVGTDSRASNPDLSIWRELQFVRQRYPQIDPTDVLRMGTIAGAEALGVAQDYGSISPGKIAEFAVIELPAESNSPWESLFANNQASAKLLRGAPTATSSSPDS encoded by the coding sequence ATGCCGAATAATTCAGTTGCACCTGTTGCCTATCGCGCGCGATGGATTTTTCCCATCGATGGCCCGCCCATCCCGCGCGGCGTGGTCTCGATTGCAAGAGGCCGGATCGTCGCGGTTGGTTCGCGGCCGGACGAAGCCAATCTGATCGATCTGGGAAACGTCGCGCTCTTGCCGGCGCTGATCAATGCGCACACGCATTTGGAATTCAGTCTCTTTCAACAACCGATCGGCCAGCCAGGTCAATCGTTTGCAGCCTGGCTGAAGCAAGTCGTCGCCTGGCGCCGAGAACAGCCCGCCGTGCAAGGTCAGGAGCAACTGGCCCTCGCGCAGGGCCTGCAGGAATGCGACGAAGCGGGAACTGCTGTAGCGGGCGAAATCACCACGCCGATGTTTGCCGAAGTTTGGTATCGGCAAGGAGCATTGCTGCCGCATGTGCGGTTTTTGGAATTGCTCAGCTTGAATCCTGAACGTGTGCCGGCCCTCACTGCTGTAGCCGAAGGATTTCTAAACCAAAAATCAGCGAGCCAGCGCGGCTTGAGTCCGCATGCGCCGTATACCGTGCATCCGGAGTTGCTCGCGCGGGCTGTGCGATTATCGGCAGAGCATCGAGTTCCGCTGACAATGCATCTGGCCGAGTCGCGCGAAGAACTCGCACTACTCTCGTCGCATTCCGGCGAACTCGTCGAGCTGCTGAAAATGCTCACGGCCTGGTATCCGAGTGCGCTGCCGACAGGTTTGCGGCCGCTGGATTATCTGCGCACGCTTTCGCTATCGCATCACGCGATTGTCGCGCACGGCAACTACCTTTCAGCCGAAGAAATCGAGTTCACCGCGCAGCAGCGCGAGAAACTGAGCGTGGCATATTGCCCGCGCACGCAGGCATACTTCGATCACGATCCGTATCCGTTGGCCGCGATGTTGCGGGCTGGTGTGCGAGTCGCGGTCGGCACCGATTCGCGGGCCAGCAATCCAGATCTCTCGATCTGGCGCGAGCTGCAGTTCGTGCGGCAGCGTTATCCGCAGATCGATCCCACCGATGTTTTGCGAATGGGAACAATCGCCGGCGCTGAAGCACTGGGCGTCGCGCAGGACTACGGCAGCATTTCGCCAGGAAAAATCGCCGAGTTCGCAGTGATTGAATTGCCGGCTGAAAGCAACTCACCTTGGGAATCGCTCTTCGCCAATAATCAAGCCAGCGCGAAACTTCTGCGAGGCGCGCCAACGGCGACATCGAGCTCGCCCGATTCGTGA
- the grpE gene encoding nucleotide exchange factor GrpE: MTAEAEKNPAEQSAAENATNPLFTSAPEAKIDQLEAELKKAQDESLRQTAEFENFRKRKQREMEEERRYAIQPFARDLLAVVDNLERAIEASAAGDVNSLRDGVKLVSAQLQTVLAQHNCVRIPGVGSQFDPNFHQAIAQEASTEHAAGVVSREAQVGYKLYDRVVRPSQVFVSTGSP; the protein is encoded by the coding sequence ATGACGGCAGAAGCTGAAAAAAATCCGGCTGAACAATCCGCGGCAGAAAACGCCACGAATCCTCTCTTCACGTCTGCGCCGGAGGCGAAGATCGATCAACTCGAAGCCGAGTTGAAGAAGGCCCAGGACGAATCGCTGCGGCAAACGGCGGAGTTCGAAAATTTCCGTAAGCGCAAGCAGCGCGAAATGGAAGAAGAACGCCGCTACGCGATCCAGCCGTTCGCGCGCGACTTGCTCGCGGTTGTCGATAACCTGGAACGCGCCATCGAAGCTTCGGCCGCTGGCGATGTCAACTCGCTTCGCGACGGCGTGAAGCTGGTTTCTGCTCAACTGCAAACGGTTCTCGCGCAGCACAACTGCGTTCGCATTCCGGGTGTCGGTAGCCAGTTCGATCCCAATTTCCACCAGGCCATCGCTCAAGAGGCCAGCACCGAGCATGCGGCCGGCGTTGTCAGCCGCGAGGCGCAGGTGGGTTACAAGTTGTATGACCGCGTCGTGCGGCCTTCGCAAGTTTTTGTCTCGACAGGTTCCCCGTAG
- a CDS encoding UDP-glucuronic acid decarboxylase family protein — protein MIKRILVTGGAGFLGSHLCERLVELGHDVICLDNFFTSQKTNIAHLLGRTNFELVRHDVTLPCWLEVDEIYNLACPAAPGHYQFNPIKTLKTSVMGAINVLGMARRCRAKVLQASTSEVYGDPEVHPQREDYRGNVNPIGPRACYDEGKRAAEALFMDYHRVNRINIRIVRIFNTYGPRMHPFDGRVVSNFIRQALQGEDITLFGDGLQTRSFCYRDDLVEGMIRMMENPEEFIGPVNLGNPDEFTVKQLAELVLELTGSSSKIILEPLPVDDPTRRRPDISLAKEKLNWQPSIALRQGLERTIAWFRSIDLNHYRPPTPNY, from the coding sequence ATGATCAAACGCATTCTCGTCACCGGCGGCGCGGGGTTTCTCGGCTCGCACTTGTGCGAACGCCTCGTCGAGCTCGGCCACGACGTCATTTGCCTCGACAACTTCTTCACGAGCCAGAAGACGAACATCGCGCACTTGCTCGGCCGCACCAACTTCGAACTCGTGCGCCACGACGTGACGTTGCCTTGCTGGCTCGAGGTCGACGAGATCTACAACCTCGCCTGTCCTGCCGCGCCGGGGCATTATCAGTTCAATCCCATCAAGACGCTGAAGACCTCGGTGATGGGCGCGATCAATGTGCTGGGCATGGCCCGCCGTTGTCGCGCGAAGGTCCTGCAAGCCTCGACCAGCGAAGTATACGGCGATCCGGAAGTACATCCGCAGCGAGAAGATTATCGCGGCAACGTGAATCCGATCGGCCCGCGGGCTTGCTACGACGAAGGGAAGCGCGCCGCCGAAGCCCTCTTCATGGATTATCACCGCGTCAACCGCATCAACATTCGCATCGTGCGGATCTTCAACACTTACGGCCCGCGGATGCACCCATTCGACGGCCGCGTCGTGTCGAATTTCATCCGCCAGGCCCTGCAAGGCGAAGACATTACGCTCTTCGGCGACGGCTTGCAGACCCGCTCGTTCTGCTACCGCGACGATCTGGTCGAAGGGATGATCCGGATGATGGAAAACCCCGAAGAGTTCATCGGCCCGGTGAATCTCGGCAATCCCGACGAGTTCACGGTGAAGCAACTGGCCGAACTGGTGCTCGAACTGACAGGTTCATCGTCGAAGATCATTCTCGAACCGCTGCCGGTCGATGATCCAACCCGCCGCCGTCCCGATATCTCGCTCGCCAAAGAGAAGTTGAATTGGCAGCCGTCGATTGCGCTGCGTCAGGGCCTGGAACGGACCATCGCCTGGTTCCGCTCGATCGATCTGAATCATTACCGGCCGCCGACGCCCAATTATTGA
- a CDS encoding DUF1559 domain-containing protein: protein MFCSAIKFQKGRNVKPHGFTLVELLVVIAIIGVLVALLLPAVQAAREASRRSSCSNNLKQIALGVHNFESSHMRLPDSGQCDSTGSASTTYMIHSTATQILPYIEQQAIYDKFDHESSPASFGATYNATTQTWTSNGATLHMNAKGRPYNDPANAKWQEAAKAYIAAFVCPTTPAVKKGRDPDGYGPWDYMFIALTDVDEVASSATFKQRTMPTGSAAWQAQVTSGMLNCEGSRMSAVTDGTSNTFLCIEDAGRSHPNVAKFGAASSRPSPVSGEPNAMPMGLRRVFAWADADAVTNGFSGPHNSTGSKVAKVNNHKTPLGGPPECLWQTNNCGPNDEPFAFHPAGVNAALGDGSVRFVTESADALVLKAWSGANDGKILQLD from the coding sequence ATGTTCTGTTCGGCAATCAAGTTTCAGAAAGGTCGAAACGTCAAGCCCCACGGCTTCACGCTGGTGGAATTGCTCGTGGTCATCGCCATTATCGGCGTCTTGGTGGCGCTGTTGCTGCCAGCCGTGCAGGCCGCGCGCGAAGCTTCGCGGCGGTCGAGCTGCAGCAACAACTTGAAGCAGATCGCGCTCGGCGTGCACAACTTCGAATCGTCGCACATGCGGCTGCCAGACTCGGGCCAGTGCGATTCGACCGGCTCGGCATCGACGACCTACATGATCCATTCGACGGCGACGCAGATTCTGCCGTACATCGAACAGCAAGCCATTTACGACAAGTTCGACCACGAGTCTTCGCCCGCTTCGTTCGGCGCCACATACAACGCCACGACGCAAACCTGGACCAGCAACGGCGCGACGCTGCACATGAATGCTAAGGGCCGCCCGTACAACGACCCGGCTAATGCCAAATGGCAAGAAGCGGCCAAGGCTTACATCGCCGCGTTTGTTTGCCCCACCACGCCAGCCGTGAAGAAAGGCCGCGATCCTGATGGCTATGGTCCTTGGGATTACATGTTCATTGCCTTGACCGACGTGGATGAAGTTGCCTCTTCGGCGACCTTTAAGCAACGCACCATGCCGACCGGTTCGGCTGCCTGGCAAGCCCAAGTGACTTCCGGCATGCTCAACTGCGAAGGCTCGCGGATGTCGGCGGTCACCGACGGCACGAGCAATACCTTCCTGTGCATCGAGGATGCAGGCCGGTCGCATCCCAACGTCGCCAAGTTCGGTGCTGCCTCGAGCCGCCCCAGCCCGGTCTCGGGTGAACCCAATGCGATGCCGATGGGCCTGCGGCGCGTCTTTGCCTGGGCCGATGCCGATGCTGTGACGAATGGCTTTTCTGGCCCGCACAACTCCACGGGCTCGAAGGTCGCCAAGGTAAACAACCACAAGACACCGTTGGGCGGCCCGCCGGAATGCCTCTGGCAAACCAACAATTGCGGCCCCAATGACGAGCCATTCGCCTTTCATCCCGCTGGCGTGAATGCAGCCCTCGGCGACGGCTCGGTGCGGTTCGTTACCGAATCGGCCGACGCCTTGGTGCTAAAGGCCTGGTCGGGCGCCAACGACGGCAAGATCTTGCAGCTCGACTAA
- the groL gene encoding chaperonin GroEL (60 kDa chaperone family; promotes refolding of misfolded polypeptides especially under stressful conditions; forms two stacked rings of heptamers to form a barrel-shaped 14mer; ends can be capped by GroES; misfolded proteins enter the barrel where they are refolded when GroES binds) has translation MAKQLLFDDLARARMLAGVDKLANAVAVTMGPTGKNVIIDKSFGGPTVTKDGVTVAKEIELEDRFENMGAKLVVEVAQKTSDLAGDGTTTATVLARAIFKEGLRSVVAGSNPTAIRRGIDKAVEAATEKLVSLAKRVTSKEEVASVGAISANNDQAIGDLLAEALHRVGKDGVITVEEGKTTDTKVEYVDGMQFDKGFVSPYFINRHATMDCFLEDALILIHEKKISNLRDLVPILEKVSQTAKPLLIIAEDVDAEALTLLVVNKLRGVLNVCAVKAPGFGDRRKAMLGDIAVLTGGTLISEDLGLQLDALSLEHLGRAKKVSVDKNNTTIVEGAGKRNDIDKRVQQIKNQMNQTESDYDKEKFQERLAKLAGGVAVISVGAETEADMKQKKARVEDALHATRAALEEGILPGGGVALLRCSDVVEKLADSLKGDEKVGATIVLNALSYPMKTIVDNGGRDGSVVCDEVLEKPANTGYNALTGEYVDMYKAGVIDPVKVVRTALGNAASIAALLLTTEALVTTLDKDDKAKRSVEGAIR, from the coding sequence GTGGCAAAACAACTTCTCTTCGACGATCTCGCTCGCGCCCGGATGCTGGCGGGCGTCGACAAGCTCGCCAACGCCGTCGCCGTGACCATGGGTCCGACCGGCAAGAACGTCATCATCGACAAGTCCTTTGGCGGCCCGACGGTCACCAAGGACGGTGTCACGGTTGCCAAGGAAATTGAACTCGAAGATCGCTTCGAGAACATGGGCGCCAAGCTGGTGGTCGAAGTCGCGCAAAAGACTTCGGACCTCGCTGGCGACGGCACCACCACGGCCACCGTGCTCGCCCGCGCGATCTTCAAGGAAGGTCTCCGCAGCGTGGTCGCCGGTAGCAATCCCACCGCCATTCGCCGTGGCATCGACAAAGCCGTCGAAGCTGCGACCGAAAAGTTGGTCTCGCTCGCCAAGCGTGTTACCAGCAAGGAAGAAGTCGCCAGCGTCGGCGCCATCTCGGCCAACAACGATCAGGCCATCGGCGATCTGCTCGCTGAAGCCCTCCATCGCGTCGGCAAGGACGGCGTGATCACGGTCGAAGAAGGCAAGACGACCGACACCAAGGTCGAATATGTCGACGGCATGCAGTTCGACAAGGGCTTTGTTTCGCCCTACTTCATCAATCGTCATGCGACGATGGACTGCTTCCTCGAAGACGCCCTGATCCTGATCCACGAAAAGAAGATCAGCAATCTGCGCGACCTCGTGCCGATTCTCGAAAAGGTCAGCCAAACGGCCAAGCCGCTGCTCATCATCGCTGAAGATGTCGACGCCGAAGCGCTCACGCTGCTCGTCGTCAACAAGCTCCGCGGTGTGCTCAACGTGTGCGCGGTCAAGGCTCCTGGCTTCGGCGATCGTCGCAAGGCCATGCTCGGCGATATCGCGGTTCTCACCGGCGGTACGTTGATCAGCGAAGACCTTGGTTTGCAGCTCGACGCTCTGTCGCTCGAGCACCTCGGTCGTGCCAAGAAGGTCTCGGTGGACAAGAACAACACCACGATCGTCGAAGGTGCCGGCAAGCGGAACGACATCGACAAGCGGGTTCAGCAGATCAAGAATCAGATGAACCAAACCGAAAGCGACTACGACAAGGAGAAGTTCCAAGAACGTCTCGCAAAGCTCGCCGGTGGTGTGGCCGTGATCAGCGTCGGCGCCGAAACCGAAGCCGACATGAAGCAAAAGAAGGCCCGTGTCGAAGACGCCCTGCACGCCACGCGTGCGGCTCTCGAAGAAGGCATTCTTCCTGGCGGTGGCGTGGCTCTGCTCCGCTGCAGCGACGTCGTCGAGAAGCTCGCCGATTCGCTCAAGGGTGACGAGAAGGTTGGCGCGACCATCGTGCTGAACGCTCTGTCGTACCCGATGAAGACGATCGTCGACAACGGCGGTCGCGACGGCTCGGTGGTTTGCGACGAAGTCCTCGAGAAGCCAGCCAACACCGGCTACAACGCCCTCACCGGCGAGTATGTCGACATGTACAAGGCTGGCGTGATCGATCCAGTGAAGGTGGTTCGCACCGCTCTCGGCAATGCTGCCAGCATCGCCGCGCTGCTGCTCACCACCGAAGCCCTGGTCACCACGCTCGACAAGGACGACAAGGCCAAGCGTAGCGTCGAAGGCGCCATTCGCTAA